The genomic window CTGCTGGGAGAGTCCTTGTCACTGGAGCCTCCAGGCTGACAGAGGCCCTCCTGGCAGGGAGACACCGAGGAGCAGGGAGGACATTAGCAGGGAAGTCACCTCACAGAGCCTGTGACCCCTCCATCCCTGGAGCTCCCAGAAGTCCGGGGAGCCTGAGCTAGGTGTGCAGGGTGCCTGTTCCACAGCAGAGATGCTAAGGCAGGAAGCCTGGTTCTGGGACATGACCCAGGTCTGGGAAGGTTAACCCACCTAGAGGGAAAAGTGCCTTCCTGACAGGAGGACCAGCCTGAGCGAAGGGGCGACAGTGTGGCCAAGGATGTCAGGAGACAGATCCCcttcccaggcccctccccaACTCACATCCTGCTCAGGAGGCGGGTCTAGCTTCAGGAGGCGGTAGAGATTAGCTTCTGAGGACCTCTCATTGAACTGATCCACAGCACGAAGCACGGCCTCCCTGTAGCTGAATGCCTGGGCCCTGGCCGAGGGCAGCACTATTCCCAGCAGCAGGAGACACAGTGACCACCGTCCCAGCAAGAGGCCAGCCCTCTGGGTCTCCATGGTCCCTAAACTGCCTCCTCCCAGCCCAAGGGACCCTCCTTTTATGCTCAGCCTGCGCCCTGATGCAAAGGCTCAACCGGGAGTCTTCCTGACCTGCcccatccctgccctcctcccagggtgtGAGGTGGACTTGCCTAACCCCTGCGGTTGCTTCATGGGATTGCTAGGCAGTGGGCAAGGAGGCCCGTGTGCAAGGTGAAGAAAGGGTTTCTCCATCTCCCTGACAATATCTTGGCCTCTCCTGGGGTCCATGGGAAGTGTCACAGGCAGGCTTGCCCAAGAGGATTGAGTACTCCAGGAGGCGGAAGGGCCAGGCACTGTCTACATCTCCTTGGCTTCCCCTCTATGGTCTCTCAGGATTCAGGATAAAAAAGTGTATTGCGCACTCAACCTTCAGCTCTCAGTACTGCCTAACACCCAATAGGGAGTCATTTAATGATGCTTGACAGTACTACTCACAACTTAACACTTACACACACAGCTAGTCCCTAGGCAGACACAAAACCCACACTATCTATTTCTCTGTGCCCGGGCCTCAGAGAGTGAGTCTCATTTCTCCCCTCCTGGATTCCTCTTCATTCCTTTTATCTAATAATGTCTTGTCCTCAGACCCCACAAACCATGGCCTATTGTCCTGGCCACTCCCCAAAAGAGCCTGAGGAAGTGTTACCTACACCACCTCCAACAGTTCTTTGCTGGCTTACATTCAAGCCCATCACAGGCTGAGCAGCCCTCCCTAGATCCAGAGGCCACACTCAAGACTTGTCTTATCGCCACAGGTTCTGGGGAGCCCCTGTCCTCCTGAACTTGCCCCTGACCAATTCTctcttgctgtgccctcctgggTACCCTCCTTCCTGGGGGTTCCTGCTAACTCTCCTCCAAGGACTCTCCTCTTAGGAGGCAGGGCTGGCTCAGAATCATCCAGGCTGCTTCTCCTCCCAGTCCTCACACGTTTCTGGGGACGGCCCTTCTCAAGATGCCAGTGTCCATCACACACATACTGGACTTTGCCTCTGGTTTGAAGACTGCCATGAAAAGCCTGCTTGTCTGCACAGGTCTGGTGGCTGGGAGCTGCTGCAGGCGCCCTGAGCTGGAAGCCTGGGAGCCCCACCTGCTTCTTCTTCCTCCTGAGGACACTCCCCTGACCTCCCAGCACCCCTGCACTGGGCCTACCCTGTCTTCTCTCCTCTCAGTGAACCACAACCTCCAGAATCCACCTTCCTCGAATACCAGCTTCTCCCTGACCATTGTCCACCCTCCATgctattttctagggctccaacaCACTGCCCATTTGACCGTTTTCACCCCCTGCCTCCCGAACCTacaagccccccccccccccggcatCAGGGCCTGGACGGTTGCTATTCTCAGTTTTCCTCACCCCAGACTTGCGGGCCTCGGGTGTCAGGCTGTCCCACCCACCCAAATCCCTCAGGCCACTCAGAGCCTCCTGCTCCTCCCCACATCTCTCCCCCTGATATCTCTCTGCTTGCCCTGTTTTGCCTCCTTGGGAAGCCTTCAGGCATCTGCAGGCACAGAAGgcatctcctcctcttttctgaCATAGGACATCAGTCTTCAGGACATCCCTTCTAATTTGACCCCCAAGTGACTCCATGTCCAGTCATCTGGACAAGTCACCAAGTAGAGTGGCCAGGGCTGGGGTGTGGAGAGAGTAAAACCGGGAGAGATAATAAGCCAAAATATTAAAGGGGCCCAGAGGCCATGAAGCAAATTCTAATCCAGTTTCCCTCGGGATGGCCATGTGACTGCAGTCCAGGGATAGCTCATGGCCTCTGTGGGCCTCTGGGACTGGGGACAATTGTCTGGGACACCACGGAAGATGGCAGCTcggatggatggtggtggttaCACACTCAGCCTTGGAGAGGAACAAGAGGTGGGCTTCTGTGCACCctgctttccttctccaggtttggACCTGGGCTGTGGTCAAGTTGTATCCTTTTCCCAAATCAAAGGCTGAAAGCGACTTGATTACAATAGAGCATAATCAGCAATACACGTAGTGACTGGTTCTGGTAACCCTGAAATCCTCTCTGTGCTCTCCTGCCTCTGGGCCCTTCACTCTTACACTCTTCAGACTGAAGCCCTCTTCCCCCGTCCTTCCCTGATCCTTAGGAGAGCCCACTTCCGGGTCCTCAGGCTGCACTTCCAGTGATGCGAAAGGTGAAAGCATCCAGCTTTCCTGGTTTAGTCCTCACTGTCTGTTGGAACTGAGGTCTGCTCAGGAAAGACATCACGGTCCTCATCTTAGAGTGGTTGCCCCCGCCTCCGCACCGGGTCCTTCAGAAATCTGCATGCACCTTTTCCCCAGCCAACTCAGGTATGAGCCCTGATCCTGCATCGCCCCCTCCTCTGCTCCTCCCAGCCAGCGTCATGTCCATGAGACTCGTGGGCCTTGCACCTGCACGCTGAGCCCTGAGACTCAACTGCGTCTCTCTGAGTGCTTCACAAGGTGAGAAGCGTGGCCCCTCGTGGACTGtcagctccatgagagcaggagCAGCGTTCCCACCAGCACTGCACACACAGCAGGTCTCCTTAGGTCCCACTGGGTGTTGGAGGAGGAGGCCAGGGCTGGGTGAAGGGCTTGGGAGGCCCCCAAGGATGGAGATGCTGTCCTGGAGCTCCTGAAGCTCCTGCCTCCCTTGTGGTTGGACCAGGGGCCTCACCCTTCTCTGTGTTCACAGGAGtgatctcacacacacatacactcaaggacacgcacacacacacacatagacacacacacacatacacacacgggtACACACACACGAGACATGGAATTGGTCAAGATTGTTTCTTGTTAACTGTGAGGAGGGGAGACAATGAAATTGAGATCTGGAGGATATCATGTCACAAGAGTTTATTTTTCAGATCCAGTAGCTTGAGGCCGAGTAAGAAAACCCTTAGGACTCTTTGCTGGCTTGTGACAGAAATCTACAAGAGCTGATTATCTGCAAACCCTTATAAATACGAAGCGACATATTCGGGCTGCCTGTGGTGGTGCCCACGGTTGCTTTGTAATCCTGATGCTCTGGTGCTGcgaaacaagaaaaacacaggTTGCTTGTTGGTACTGCATCACCATCAAGCCAAGATCCCTCCCCACCTGGCCCTTCCTTTTTCAGGGTCACACCAGTATCCTCGGGGCACAAGTTCCCCTCTGGCTGTGATAGTTGGAACATGAGATGGAATCCCCACACTCACAAagagatgaagagactgagggaAGACAAGGGCTTCCCAGAGTCACAAGCCCATCCCAGCAAAGCTGGAAGGGAGCAGAGGCTGAGGGTTCGTGACTCTCAAAACTTCAGCACGGTCAGAATACCTGGAATTCCTGGGAAAAGACCAATGATCAGACCCCACCCCAGAGTCCAACTCAGGTGGTCTGAGTGGGGCTGCGAATCTGCCTTGCTGACAAGTTCTCTGGGTGGGGACCCCAGGAGGACCACTGCTCTAGGGACACACAGCCAGGACTGGAGACCTGGGGctcggggagggagggggcaggataGGAGGGCCTTTCTCTGCCCTGGATGAGGCAGTGGGTCGTGGGAGCAAAGAAAGTTCCACAACCCACCCCCACAGTAGTTCCCACAGTACAGAAGGGGCCACTTACATTATTACAGGTGATGTCGAAGTTCCCCCTGACCTGGTCCAGGGTGACTGTCCCCTCACACCGTTTCAGCAGCTGGATGGGCAGGCTCAAGGTCAAATGGAACCACCCACCCCCAGGCCATAAGCTCCCAGGCTCACACCAGGGGCTGGGAACCTTGCTCGAAGCCCGCTGTTCAGCAGTCTGGCAAGCAGCCTCCCGCGCCCCCAGCCCGAGGCTCACCCCATTCTCCTTGAAGTCACACTGCTCCGGGGGCTGCTGGGTGGTCCTGGGACACACGGTCTCCTTCACCCTGAAGCTCACCCGCTTCGGGCTGTTCGGGTCTTCATCCTGCTGGAGGATCAGAGTGGGGAGACTGGGCTCGGGCTCAGGCTTCCTTCTCTGCTCTGTGTCCCTGCTCCCCCACACAGAGggtcccttccccagccccctccctggcTCACATCCTGAGGAGGCTGGTCCAGCTCGAGAAGACGGTAAATGTTAGGTTCTGAGGACTGCTCATTGAGCTGATCCACAGCACGAAGCACGGCCTCCCTGTAGCTGAGGACCTGCTGGCCGAGGGCAGCGCTAGTCCCAGCAGCAGGAGCCACAGCGAACAGCACCCCAGGGAGAGGCTGGCCCTCTGGGTCTCCATGGTGCCCAGTCTGCCTCCTCCCAGCCCGAGGGACCCTCCTTTTATGCTCAGCCTGGGCCTGATGCAAAGACTCAACGTGATGTGCCCCATCCCTGGCCTCCTCCCAGAGTGCGAGGTGGACTTGCCTCAGGCTTTGCTGTTGCTTCAGGGGATTTCTGGGCAGTTGGCAGAGAGGCCCCTGTGCAAGGTGAAGAAAGGGTTTCCCCATCTCCCTGACAATATCTCGGCCTTTCCTGGGGTCCTAGGGAAGTGTCAGGGTTGCTCAAAGGGGTTGAGTCGTCCAGGAGAGGGAGGGACCAGGCACTGTCTACATCCCTTCTGAGTCCACACCAGGGGCCCCTCATGATCCGGGGTAAAGGTGTGTATTCAGCAGTCAGCCTCCACCTCTTGGCACTGCCTGGAAGCCAGTAGAGAGTCACTTAACATTTGGTGAGTGGATGACAGTACTACATCTCAAGATGTACACACCAGCCCGTCTCTAGGAAGATACAAGGCCCACATCATCATCTCTGTGTCCAGCCCTCAGACAGTGAGTTCCATTTGTCCCCTCTCCTGGATTCCTCTGCATTGCTTTTCTCAGTCTCAAAATGTCCTCTCCCCAGAACCCACCAAACCTGGCCTATCGCTTTGGCTGCCTCTCATCTGGCCTGAGAAACGGTCATCTGCACACTTCTTTGCTCTGTTTCACACTCAGGCCATCGCAGGCTGGACAGCCCTCCCTAAGTACAGGGGCCACACTCAAGCCTTATCTTTATCTTCATGGGCTGTAGAGTACATCTGTCCTCCAAACACTGATTCTCCCCTGTCGCTTCTCTCCTGGGTCCCCTCCTCCTCTGTGGGTTCTGCTGaatctcctccagggagtctccTCTTAGGAGGCAAGGCTGGCTCGGGTGCATGTGGGCTGCTTCTCCTCCCAGTTGTCACAGGTTCCAGGGGCTGTCCCTTCCCTTTTCAAAACACAAGTTCTCATTCACACACATCACTGGTCTGTGTCTGGGTTCAAGACTCCCATGAATACCCTGGTTGTCCACACTGGGCTGTTGTCTGGGTGCTGCCGCAGGAGCCCTGAGCTGGAAGCCTGGGGGCCCCACCTGCTCCTTCTTCCTCCTGAGGACACTCCTAGACCTCCCACCACCGCTGCCCTGGGCCTACCCCATCTTCTCTCCTCCAAGGGGGAGCCGGAATGCCCAAAGTCCTCCTCTGTGTGCCTGGCTCTTCCCTGACCACTGTCCACCCTCCATACTATAGTTAGGGGGCTCCTGGAAATCACTGATTTGGGCATTTCACCCGCCTCCTTGAGCCAGGGGCATTAGGGTCTGGATGGTTGGGTCTCTTTATTGTCGTCACTCCCCACCCTACAGGCCTCAGGTATCAGGTCCCAGGCCACCCCAATCACTCAGGCCCGTCGGAGCTTCCAACTCATCTCCCAACTGTGCCCTTGTCCCTCTGCTTGCCCTGGCCTTCCTCCTTGGAAAGTCTTCCCTGACGTCTAAGAACACTCAGAATCTCCTCCTCTTGGCTCTCACAGCCCTCAGAAAGTTTCTTCTCATTTGACTCCACGTCCAGTCCTGGGTGAGACACCAGGCTTGAGGGCTGGTGCTGGGTGGTAGAGAGAGCACAGATGGAAGATACAAGCAGCCAAAGTGTTAGAAGAGCTCAGAGACCATGAAGCTAATTCTTATAAGGCTTCCCTTGGGATGGCCATGTGACTGGAGGCCAGGGGTAGCTCTTGGCATGTGTTGGCCTGTGGGACTCTGGGCAGTTGGCTGGGGCCCCTTGGAAACTGGCAGCTGGATGGATGGTGCTGGTTACACATTAGCcttggagagagaaggagaggtaGGCCTCTGTGCAACCTGGTTACACAGCCCAGGTCTTGCCCCAGTGGCCTCTTGGTCAAGCTGTATCCTTTTCCCAAGTCAAAGAGGGAAAGGGAGATGATTACAATAGAAAATAACTAGCGATACACATGGTTACTGGCTATTAGGTAAGCCTGAAACCCTCGCTTTGCTTTCTTGCCTCTGGGCCTTCGCATTGGCTCACACTTCAGACTGAAGTCCCCTCCCCTATCCTCCCTAATTCTGTGTAGGGTCCTCAGCGAGGTCCTTGATGGCACCTCCCATGGTGAGGAGCATGTCTTCCATGCCCTGAACAACCAGCTTTTCTGGTTTAGTCCTCACAGCCTGTTAGGGCTGAGGTCTTCTCAGGAAGGACAGCACAGCCCTTGTCCCCAGCCTGCATGTCCGCGACCCTGCATCTGATCCTTGAGAAACCTGCGTGCAC from Capricornis sumatraensis isolate serow.1 chromosome 10, serow.2, whole genome shotgun sequence includes these protein-coding regions:
- the LOC138086900 gene encoding cathelicidin-1 yields the protein METQRASLSLGRCSLWLLLLGLLLPSASAQVLSYREAVLRAVDQLNEQSSEPNIYRLLELDQPPQDDEDPNSPKRVSFRVKETVCPRTTQQPPEQCDFKENGLLKRCEGTVTLDQVRGNFDITCNNHQSIRITKQPWAPPQAARICRFVFIRVCR